From a region of the Phaseolus vulgaris cultivar G19833 chromosome 6, P. vulgaris v2.0, whole genome shotgun sequence genome:
- the LOC137831249 gene encoding glycine-rich protein 5 encodes MASRVLLFAVLGALVCTIDARKLGSEKGSFRDEKNFFHHPGFGGGLGGGGGGGFGGGGGGGLGGGSGGGFGAGGGAGGGAGGGLGGGGGGGFGGGGGAGGGAGFGGGSGFGGGAGAGGGLGGGGGGGFGGGGGAGGGLGSGLGGGAGGGFGGGAGAGGGFP; translated from the coding sequence ATGGCTTCTAGGGTTCTTCTTTTTGCGGTTCTTGGTGCCCTTGTTTGCACCATTGATGCAAGGAAGCTTGGGAGTGAGAAGGGTAGTTTTAGGGATGAGAAGAACTTCTTTCATCATCCAGGGTTTGGAGGAGGTCtaggaggaggaggtggaggtggttttggtggtggtggaggaggaggGTTAGGCGGTGGCTCGGGAGGAGGGTTTGGTGCTGGTGGTGGTGCCGGTGGTGGAGCCGGAGGAGGGTTAggcggtggtggtggtggagggTTTGGCGGCGGCGGTGGAGCTGGTGGAGGAGCCGGGTTTGGAGGAGGATCTGGGTTTGGAGGTGGTGCTGGTGCCGGTGGCGGCCTCGGAGGTGGTGGTGGAGGAGGGTTTGGAGGTGGCGGGGGTGCTGGCGGTGGACTTGGAAGTGGACTTGGCGGTGGCGCTGGAGGAGGATTCGGTGGGGGAGCTGGTGCCGGAGGTGGATTTCCATGA
- the LOC137831251 gene encoding imidazole glycerol phosphate synthase hisHF, chloroplastic: protein MEAPSFAYSASSSSLLSLRKTPLSSPRLHRFGNTKHKNFSIRASSSGDSVVTLLDYGAGNVRSVRNAIRFLGFEIKDVQTPQDILNARQLVFPGVGAFAAAMEVLSKTGMDEALCSYIEKDRPFLGICLGLQLLFESSEENGPVKGLGLIPGTVGRFDSSNGFRVPHIGWNALQITKDSGILDDVGNHHVYFVHSYRAMPSDDNNEWISSTCDYGDKFIASIRRGNVHAVQFHPEKSGDVGLSILRRFLNPKSNMTKKPGEGKALKLAKRVIACLDVRANDNGDLVVTKGDQYDVREHTKENEVRNLGKPVDLAGQYYKDGADEVSFLNITGFRDFPLGDLPMLQVLRYTSENVFVPLTVGGGIRDFTDSTGRYYSSLEVASEYFRSGADKISIGSDAVYAAEEYLRTGVKTGKTSLEQISRVYGNQAVVVSIDPRRVYVKDPNDVQLKTVRVSNPGPNGEEYAWYQCTVNGGREGRQIGAYELAKAVEELGAGEILLNCIDCDGQGKGFDVDLIKLISDAVSIPVIASSGAGAPAHFSEVFNKTNASAALAAGIFHRKEVPIQSVKEHLLKEGIEVRI from the exons CTCAATTCGTGCCTCCTCATCTGGGGATTCTG TTGTGACTTTGCTTGATTACGGTGCTGGCAATGTTCGGAGTGTCAGGAATGCAATCAGATTCCTCGGGTTTGAAATCAAAGAT GTGCAAACCCCGCAAGATATTTTGAATGCAAGACAGTTAGTTTTTCCAGGGGTTGGAGCATTTGCTGCTGCCATGGAGGTGTTAAGCAAAACTgg AATGGATGAAGCATTATGTTCATATATTGAAAAGGATCGTCCATTTTTGGGGATTTGTCTTGGACTTCAACTACTTTTTGAATCCAGTGAGGAGAATGGACCAG TAAAAGGTCTTGGCTTAATACCTGGAACTGTTGGGCGATTTGACTCATCAAATGGTTTTAGAGTACCACATATTGGCTGGAATGCTTTACAAATCACGAAGGACTCAGGAATTTTGGATGATGTTGGAAATCACCATGTCTATTTTGTGCACTCTTATCGTGCCATGCCT TCAGATGACAATAATGAGTGGATATCCTCCACATGTGACTATGGTGACAAATTTATAGCATCTATTAGAAGAGGAAATGTGCATGCAGTTCAATTCCACCCAGAGAAGAGTGGAG ATGTTGGTCTCTCTATTTTGAGGAGATTCTTGAATCCAAAGTCAAACATGACAAAG aagcctggtgaaggaaaagCTTTAAAACTTGCAAAAAGG GTGATTGCTTGTCTTGATGTGAGAGCAAACGATAATGGGGACCTTGTTGTAACCAAAGGAGATCAGTATGATGTAAGAGAACATACAAAAGAGAACGAG GTAAGGAATCTTGGCAAGCCTGTTGATCTTGCTGGACAGTACTATAAAGATGGAGCTGATGAG GTCAGCTTTCTAAACATTACTGGATTTCGCGACTTCCCTCTTGGTGATTTACCCATGCTTCAG GTATTGCGATACACATCAGAAAATGTTTTTGTACCCTTAACAGTTGGGGGAGGAATTAGAGATTTCACAGATTCAACTGGAAG GTACTATTCTAGTTTGGAAGTTGCTTCAGAATACTTTAGGTCTGGGGCTGATAAGATTTCTATTGGAAGTGATGCAGTTTATGCTGCAGAAGAATATTTAAGAACCGGA GTAAAGACTGGGAAGACCAGCTTGGAGCAGATATCAAGAGTTTATGGGAATCAG GCAGTGGTTGTTAGTATTGATCCCCGCAGAGTGTATGTAAAGGATCCTAATGATGTGCAATTGAAGACCGTAAGGGTTTCAAATCCAG GTCCAAATGGAGAAGAGTATGCATGGTATCAATGTACA GTTAATGGAGGCCGAGAAGGCCGACAAATTGGTGCTTATGAACTAGCAAAAGCAGTTGAAGAGCTTGGTGCTGGAGAAATACTACTTAATTGCATCGATTGCGATG GTCAAGGGAAAGGATTTGATGTAGATTTAATTAAGTTGATATCAGACGCTGTAAGTATCCCTGTGATTGCAAGTAGTGGTGCTGGTGCTCCGGCACACTTTTCTGAAGTGTTCAATAAAACAAATGCATCAGCAGCACTTGCTGCTGGCATTTTTCACAGGAAGGAG GTGCCTATTCAGTCTGTAAAAGAGCATTTGTTGAAGGAAGGCATTGAAGTCCGAATCTGA